In one Haloplanus salinus genomic region, the following are encoded:
- the argH gene encoding argininosuccinate lyase, with product MLWENTEHSASEATLQYTMEPKAYENRFLPYDVLTNLAHVTMLHRQGFLDDGELAALRNALTDLYHEADEVEGEDVHTFVEERVTQRTEAGKRMHLARSRNDQVFVDTRLFMKDAAIDLAHRILDFADALRTFAEGKNVLIPGYTHQQQAMPSSTGLWASSYVDALIDDLKSLRATYRIVDANPLGAAASYGTSLDIDRDLTTELLGFAQKQHNPIYCSNRGKQELQLLQTLDLVMLDVQKFAEDVINFSEDQQFFELADDYTTGSSIMPQKRNPDILELARAKAEEVSAGKEAVRRIIGKLPSGYNRDSQQTKGHLIEGVDTVRATLDILTPLVESMELSDDFEVDAGIFAAYTANQLVTEGMPFRDAYHEVKSSGEYETHDEVAEPVHQPFGDLRAFWADEREAFDAMSERLLTAD from the coding sequence ATGCTGTGGGAGAATACCGAGCACTCGGCGAGCGAGGCGACGCTCCAGTACACCATGGAGCCGAAGGCGTACGAGAACCGGTTTCTCCCGTACGACGTGTTGACCAACCTCGCGCACGTGACGATGCTACACCGCCAGGGCTTCCTCGATGACGGCGAACTCGCGGCCCTCCGAAACGCGCTCACCGACCTCTATCACGAGGCCGACGAGGTAGAGGGCGAAGACGTCCACACCTTCGTCGAGGAGCGGGTTACACAGCGGACGGAGGCGGGCAAGAGGATGCATCTCGCTCGCTCCCGTAACGACCAGGTGTTCGTCGACACGCGGCTGTTCATGAAGGACGCGGCTATCGACCTGGCCCACCGCATCCTCGATTTCGCCGACGCCCTCCGAACTTTCGCCGAGGGGAAAAACGTCCTGATTCCGGGCTACACCCACCAGCAACAGGCGATGCCGTCATCGACGGGGCTGTGGGCGTCGAGCTACGTGGACGCGCTGATCGACGACCTGAAATCGCTCCGGGCGACCTACCGGATCGTCGACGCGAACCCGCTCGGCGCCGCCGCCTCCTACGGCACTAGCCTCGACATCGACCGCGACCTGACGACCGAACTCCTCGGATTCGCCCAGAAACAGCACAACCCCATCTACTGTTCGAACCGTGGAAAGCAGGAGCTACAACTGCTCCAGACGCTCGATCTGGTGATGCTCGACGTGCAGAAGTTCGCGGAAGACGTGATCAACTTCTCCGAGGACCAGCAGTTCTTCGAACTCGCCGACGACTACACCACGGGGAGTTCGATCATGCCCCAGAAACGCAACCCCGACATCCTCGAACTCGCCCGCGCGAAGGCGGAGGAGGTGTCGGCGGGCAAGGAGGCGGTCCGGCGCATCATCGGCAAACTCCCGAGCGGCTACAACCGCGACAGCCAGCAGACCAAGGGCCACCTGATCGAGGGAGTGGATACGGTGCGGGCGACCCTCGACATCCTCACGCCGCTGGTCGAGAGCATGGAGCTGTCCGACGACTTCGAAGTCGACGCGGGTATCTTCGCCGCCTACACCGCGAACCAACTGGTCACGGAGGGGATGCCCTTCCGGGACGCGTACCACGAGGTCAAATCGAGCGGGGAGTACGAGACCCACGACGAGGTGGCCGAGCCGGTCCACCAGCCCTTCGGCGACCTGCGGGCGTTCTGGGCCGACGAACGCGAGGCGTTCGACGCGATGTCCGAGCGCCTGCTGACGGCCGACTAG
- a CDS encoding DUF7524 family protein: MTPVLLVELNRGQLHEVEAPAEFATSEPFSVELRNHGEAVHVHVRADDALAAAARIDADGNLFVERETTKSVPVGVGPVDDPVTGTLEIATGYGSESRTVEVTVEPESDGDAVAVDETLSKPQRPDPTPDGPSLGERLAGALPGRRVVPVLVLGIVAVAVAAAVANAVRSPAVLVGAGVVVGAVLVAVVALLR, translated from the coding sequence GTGACTCCGGTGTTGCTCGTCGAACTGAACCGTGGGCAGCTTCACGAGGTCGAAGCGCCGGCCGAGTTCGCCACCTCGGAGCCGTTCTCCGTCGAACTCCGCAACCACGGCGAAGCCGTCCACGTCCACGTCCGCGCCGACGACGCCCTGGCCGCGGCCGCCCGCATCGACGCCGACGGCAACCTCTTCGTCGAGCGCGAGACGACGAAATCCGTCCCCGTCGGCGTCGGCCCCGTCGACGACCCCGTCACCGGCACGCTGGAAATCGCGACGGGCTACGGCTCGGAGAGCCGCACCGTCGAGGTGACGGTCGAACCCGAATCCGATGGCGACGCCGTCGCCGTCGACGAGACGCTCTCGAAACCACAGCGCCCCGACCCGACGCCCGACGGCCCCTCGCTCGGCGAACGCCTCGCCGGTGCCCTGCCCGGCCGCCGCGTCGTGCCCGTCCTCGTCCTCGGCATCGTCGCCGTCGCCGTCGCCGCCGCCGTCGCGAACGCCGTCCGTAGCCCGGCAGTACTCGTCGGCGCCGGCGTCGTCGTCGGGGCGGTGCTCGTCGCGGTCGTCGCCCTCCTTCGCTGA
- the cysS gene encoding cysteine--tRNA ligase, producing the protein MTLSVTNTLTGEREAFEPGGEEVLLYVCGLTVSDDAHLGHARVWTHADVMHRWLDHCGYDVRHVENFTDVNEKIVARVGEDDLGESELDVAEGFIASIIEDMRGLNLKRAAVYPRVSEHIPEIVALVERLLDRGYAYETNGSVYFDVTEFEDYGKLSNQRVEDLEAQGDPDERSEKRNPADFALWKADGVSPSDVAEHRKDDRPLGDHPPSGETWDSPWGEGRPGWHIECSAMSTTHLDDTIDIHVGGHDLVFPHHENEIAQSEAATGEQFARYWLHTGLLETAGEKMSSSLGNYFYVADALAEFGPNVVRTFYCSTNYGSKQTYSEAAIAEAEERWERLERAHGTAVEACDSVDARTNVVADDLRTAVTETRAAFTAAMNDDFGVREATAALLELATAVNRHVDGGDEYDYVGLRRAVETFEDLGEGVLGLDFGGGADAGGTAHLADDLIELVLDVREAEREAGNYDRADDLRDDLEALGVAVEDGDDGPTYRY; encoded by the coding sequence ATGACGCTGTCCGTGACCAACACGCTGACCGGCGAGCGAGAGGCGTTCGAGCCAGGGGGCGAGGAAGTCCTGTTGTACGTCTGTGGGCTGACGGTCTCGGACGACGCCCATCTCGGCCACGCTCGGGTGTGGACTCACGCCGACGTGATGCACCGGTGGCTCGACCACTGCGGCTACGACGTGCGCCACGTCGAGAACTTCACCGACGTGAACGAGAAGATCGTCGCCCGCGTCGGCGAGGACGACCTCGGCGAGTCGGAACTCGACGTGGCCGAAGGCTTCATCGCCTCCATCATCGAGGACATGCGCGGGCTGAACCTGAAGCGAGCGGCGGTGTACCCGCGGGTGTCGGAACACATCCCGGAGATCGTCGCCCTCGTGGAGCGGCTACTCGACCGCGGCTACGCCTACGAGACGAACGGCTCGGTCTACTTCGACGTGACCGAGTTCGAGGATTACGGCAAGCTCTCGAACCAGCGCGTGGAGGACTTGGAAGCACAGGGCGACCCCGACGAGCGAAGCGAGAAGCGCAATCCCGCGGACTTCGCACTCTGGAAGGCCGACGGGGTCTCGCCGTCGGACGTGGCCGAACACCGGAAGGACGACCGGCCGCTCGGCGATCACCCGCCGTCCGGCGAGACGTGGGACTCCCCGTGGGGAGAGGGGCGACCCGGCTGGCACATCGAGTGTTCCGCGATGAGCACGACCCACCTCGACGACACCATCGACATCCACGTGGGGGGCCACGACCTGGTCTTCCCCCACCACGAGAACGAAATCGCCCAGAGCGAGGCGGCGACGGGGGAGCAGTTCGCGCGCTACTGGCTCCACACGGGCCTGCTCGAAACCGCCGGCGAGAAGATGAGTTCCAGCCTCGGCAACTACTTCTACGTCGCCGACGCGCTGGCGGAGTTCGGGCCGAACGTCGTCCGGACGTTCTACTGCTCGACCAACTACGGGTCGAAACAGACCTACAGCGAGGCGGCGATAGCCGAGGCCGAGGAGCGCTGGGAGCGCCTCGAACGCGCCCACGGAACGGCGGTCGAGGCCTGTGATAGCGTCGACGCCCGAACCAACGTCGTGGCCGACGACCTGCGGACGGCCGTCACGGAAACCCGCGCGGCGTTCACGGCGGCGATGAACGACGACTTCGGGGTGCGCGAGGCGACGGCCGCCCTACTGGAACTCGCGACGGCGGTCAACCGGCACGTCGACGGGGGCGACGAGTACGACTACGTGGGGCTCCGCCGGGCGGTGGAGACGTTCGAGGACCTCGGTGAAGGTGTCTTGGGTCTCGACTTCGGCGGCGGTGCCGACGCTGGCGGCACGGCCCACCTCGCCGACGACCTGATCGAACTCGTCCTCGACGTTCGCGAGGCCGAACGCGAGGCGGGCAACTACGACCGGGCCGACGACCTCCGCGACGATCTGGAGGCCCTCGGCGTCGCCGTCGAGGACGGCGACGATGGGCCGACGTACCGGTACTGA
- a CDS encoding TVP38/TMEM64 family protein has translation MAPDPTRLFASPRARRRALFHALLATLLLVGVTILLRRQVAFLADAEAARAYVRGFGVWAPLALIVLQALQVVLVPVPGQVLAAVAGYLFGPWWGTLYNVVGIGIGSAAAFWLSRRFGRGYVERMVAEDALATFDGFVERRGLLTLFVLFLLPGLPDDAICFVGGLTHIPLRRLVVVAVVGRAPAFFLANVFGDLLATGDVGVAVGLLVFVTGLSALGYANRERIARRLNEWRR, from the coding sequence ATGGCGCCCGATCCGACCCGCCTGTTCGCGTCGCCACGGGCGCGACGGCGTGCGCTTTTTCACGCCCTCCTCGCGACACTCCTGCTGGTCGGCGTGACGATCCTGTTGCGTCGACAGGTGGCGTTTCTGGCCGACGCGGAGGCGGCCCGGGCGTACGTCCGTGGATTCGGTGTCTGGGCGCCGCTCGCGCTGATCGTCCTCCAGGCGCTCCAGGTGGTGCTCGTGCCGGTGCCCGGACAGGTGCTGGCCGCCGTCGCCGGCTACCTCTTCGGCCCGTGGTGGGGGACGCTCTACAACGTCGTCGGCATCGGTATCGGAAGCGCCGCCGCGTTCTGGCTGTCGCGCCGGTTCGGACGGGGCTACGTCGAGCGGATGGTGGCCGAGGACGCGCTGGCGACGTTCGACGGGTTCGTCGAGCGGCGCGGCCTCCTCACCCTCTTCGTCCTGTTCTTACTCCCCGGGCTGCCGGACGACGCCATCTGTTTCGTCGGCGGCCTCACGCACATCCCGCTTCGGAGACTCGTCGTCGTCGCCGTGGTCGGGCGGGCGCCCGCCTTCTTCCTTGCCAACGTCTTCGGCGACCTGCTGGCGACCGGCGACGTCGGGGTGGCGGTCGGACTGCTCGTCTTCGTCACGGGACTCTCCGCACTCGGGTACGCGAACCGTGAGCGGATCGCCCGCCGGCTGAACGAGTGGCGTCGGTGA
- a CDS encoding sensor histidine kinase, with protein sequence MGTPQDPRRGGVAELESLHAATRRLLDADDREAIASVAVDAAVDILDFPYSVVWYSVPAEDALEAAAVSDSVEPHVDGDPSAEMRHEPGSWLWRAYEAEESRRLTITRAQAASETPLHAVITVPLDDDGVLTVGAAERSALTDADEKLASILGKNVQAALSRAERERRLDEQNRRLALLNRIVRHDIRNEMQVVLGYGNALRDHVDGEAATRLSRLVEAGEHVVDLTDDLRTLMTAILDERTERPVALRSTLVGTADRIRTEYESATVQVDDEIPAVDVLADDMLHSVFRNLLVNAVTHNDTAEPHVEVSATTHDGRAVVTIADDGPGIPDERKEAVFEREVTEASDTGGVGLYLVRTLVERYGGRIRIEDNEPRGSVVILEFETVD encoded by the coding sequence ATGGGAACGCCGCAGGACCCGAGGAGAGGTGGGGTGGCCGAACTCGAATCGCTTCACGCGGCGACGCGGCGACTCCTCGACGCCGACGACCGCGAGGCGATCGCGTCGGTCGCCGTCGACGCGGCGGTCGACATCCTCGATTTTCCGTACAGCGTCGTCTGGTACTCCGTCCCGGCCGAGGACGCCCTCGAAGCGGCGGCCGTCTCCGACTCGGTCGAACCGCACGTCGACGGCGACCCGTCGGCGGAGATGCGCCACGAGCCGGGTAGCTGGCTGTGGCGGGCCTACGAGGCCGAGGAGTCGCGACGACTGACGATCACGAGGGCACAGGCGGCCTCCGAGACGCCGCTTCACGCCGTGATCACCGTCCCGCTCGACGACGACGGGGTGTTGACCGTCGGGGCAGCCGAGCGGTCGGCCCTCACGGACGCCGACGAGAAGTTGGCGAGCATCCTCGGGAAGAACGTACAGGCCGCGCTCTCGCGAGCGGAACGGGAGCGCCGCCTCGACGAGCAGAACCGACGGCTGGCGCTACTCAACCGGATCGTCCGTCACGACATCCGCAACGAGATGCAGGTGGTGCTGGGGTACGGCAACGCCCTACGGGACCACGTCGACGGCGAGGCAGCGACCCGGCTGTCGCGGCTCGTCGAGGCGGGTGAACACGTCGTCGACCTCACCGACGACCTTCGGACGCTAATGACGGCCATCCTCGACGAGCGGACGGAGCGGCCGGTCGCGCTCCGGTCGACGCTCGTCGGAACCGCCGACCGCATCCGGACGGAGTACGAGAGCGCGACGGTGCAGGTCGACGACGAGATTCCGGCGGTCGACGTGCTCGCCGACGACATGCTCCACTCGGTGTTTCGGAACCTCCTCGTGAACGCGGTGACCCACAACGACACCGCCGAGCCACACGTCGAGGTGTCGGCGACGACCCACGACGGCCGGGCCGTGGTGACCATCGCCGACGACGGGCCGGGGATTCCGGACGAGCGCAAGGAAGCCGTCTTCGAGAGGGAGGTGACGGAGGCGTCGGACACCGGCGGCGTCGGGCTCTACCTCGTGCGGACGCTCGTCGAGCGCTACGGCGGGCGGATCCGTATCGAGGACAACGAGCCGCGCGGGAGCGTGGTGATCTTGGAGTTCGAGACGGTCGACTAG
- a CDS encoding glutamate-5-semialdehyde dehydrogenase has product MTEQATERKVAEAQTAALELAKLDDDERSEALHAVADALVENEERILDANETDVAEGEELLEAGEYSQALVDRLKLSPSKLDDIAEMVRSVAEQDDPLGRTLSARRLDDGLELYKVGVPIGVIGTVFESRPDALVQIAALSLKSGNAVILKGGSEASHSNRVLYEVIREATSDMPDGWAGLIEAREDVNAMLELDDAIDLLMPRGSSEFVSYIQDNTKIPVLGHTEGVCHVFVDRDADVEMAADVAFDAKVQYPAVCNAVETLLIHESVAADFLPGMVERYRDAGVTLRGDAATREVVDVDPATDADWETEYGDLELSITVVDSLDAAVDHVNAYGSKHTESILTEDADRAGTFMRSIDAASVFHNASTRFADGYRYGLGAEVGISTGKIHARGPVGLDGLTTYKYYLEGDGHLVATYAGENAKPYLHEEFAGEWVPGHLAEE; this is encoded by the coding sequence ATGACTGAGCAAGCCACCGAACGAAAGGTCGCCGAGGCACAGACCGCCGCGCTGGAGCTGGCGAAACTGGACGACGACGAACGGAGCGAGGCGCTGCACGCCGTCGCCGACGCCCTCGTCGAGAACGAGGAGCGCATCCTCGACGCCAACGAGACGGACGTGGCCGAAGGCGAGGAACTGCTCGAAGCCGGCGAGTACAGTCAGGCGCTCGTCGACCGCCTGAAACTCTCGCCGTCGAAGCTCGACGACATCGCCGAGATGGTGCGGAGCGTCGCCGAGCAGGACGACCCGCTCGGGCGGACGCTCTCGGCCCGACGCCTCGACGACGGCCTCGAACTCTACAAGGTCGGCGTCCCTATCGGCGTCATCGGCACGGTCTTCGAATCTCGGCCGGACGCGCTGGTCCAGATCGCCGCCCTGAGCCTGAAGTCGGGGAACGCGGTGATCCTCAAGGGCGGGAGCGAGGCCAGCCACTCCAACCGCGTCCTCTACGAGGTCATCCGCGAGGCGACGAGCGACATGCCCGACGGCTGGGCGGGGTTGATCGAGGCCCGCGAGGACGTGAACGCGATGCTCGAACTGGACGACGCCATCGACCTCCTCATGCCCCGTGGGTCGTCGGAGTTCGTCAGTTACATCCAGGACAACACCAAGATTCCCGTCCTCGGACACACGGAGGGGGTCTGTCACGTCTTCGTCGACCGTGACGCCGACGTGGAGATGGCCGCGGACGTGGCCTTCGACGCGAAGGTGCAGTACCCCGCGGTCTGTAACGCCGTCGAGACCCTCTTGATCCACGAGTCGGTGGCCGCCGACTTCCTACCCGGCATGGTCGAGCGCTACCGGGACGCCGGCGTCACCCTCCGTGGCGACGCGGCGACGCGCGAAGTCGTCGACGTCGACCCGGCGACCGACGCGGACTGGGAAACGGAGTACGGCGACCTCGAACTCTCGATCACGGTGGTCGACTCGCTGGACGCGGCGGTCGATCACGTCAACGCCTACGGCTCGAAACACACCGAGTCGATCCTGACCGAGGACGCCGACCGTGCGGGGACGTTCATGCGGAGTATCGACGCCGCGAGCGTCTTCCACAACGCCTCGACGCGCTTCGCCGACGGCTACCGCTACGGTCTCGGCGCCGAGGTGGGCATCAGTACGGGCAAGATCCACGCCCGCGGCCCCGTCGGCCTCGACGGGCTGACGACGTACAAGTACTACCTCGAGGGCGACGGGCACCTCGTCGCCACCTACGCCGGCGAGAACGCGAAGCCGTACCTCCACGAGGAGTTCGCGGGCGAGTGGGTTCCGGGCCACCTCGCGGAGGAGTAA
- a CDS encoding methytransferase partner Trm112 produces the protein MKESLMDILCDPLDKSDLELEVDERDGEEIIEGRLVGTVTGEVYPIEDGIPNLLPPDMRDDE, from the coding sequence ATGAAGGAATCCCTGATGGACATCCTCTGTGATCCACTCGACAAAAGCGACCTGGAACTCGAGGTGGACGAACGGGACGGCGAGGAGATCATCGAGGGGCGGCTCGTCGGCACCGTCACGGGCGAGGTGTACCCCATCGAGGACGGCATCCCCAACCTCCTGCCGCCGGACATGCGCGACGACGAGTAG
- the proB gene encoding glutamate 5-kinase, producing MSESEAVAPEEIEHARRLAADASRVVVKAGTNSLTDEESNLDDAKLDKLVDDVETLLSRGKEVLLVSSGAIGAGKGRVGYPQETVEESQALSTVGQSHLMRRYTESFERYGRTVAQILLTDHDLENPERFTNFRNTVETLLDWGVVPIINENDAVATEEIRIGDNDMLSSSVAIGVDVDLLVTLTDVDGVYTGNPKRDPGAERIEAVGRNYGYVQGVIDGASGDGVGFGGIRTKVEGARDASEHGIPAIIAGSAEPDVLERIATGKSVGTLFVPVNGVIDD from the coding sequence ATGAGTGAGAGCGAGGCGGTCGCCCCCGAAGAGATCGAGCACGCCCGTCGGTTGGCGGCGGACGCGAGCCGAGTCGTGGTCAAGGCCGGCACCAACTCGCTGACCGACGAGGAGTCGAACCTCGACGACGCCAAACTCGACAAACTCGTCGACGACGTGGAGACCCTCCTCTCGCGGGGGAAGGAGGTCCTGCTCGTCTCCTCGGGCGCCATCGGCGCCGGCAAGGGCCGCGTGGGCTACCCACAGGAGACCGTCGAGGAGTCACAGGCGCTCTCGACGGTCGGGCAGAGCCACCTCATGCGCCGCTACACGGAGAGCTTCGAGCGCTACGGGCGGACGGTGGCCCAGATCCTCCTGACCGACCACGACCTGGAGAACCCCGAGCGGTTCACCAACTTCCGGAACACGGTCGAGACGTTGCTCGACTGGGGCGTCGTCCCCATCATCAACGAGAACGACGCGGTGGCGACCGAGGAGATCCGGATCGGCGACAACGACATGCTCTCCTCGTCGGTGGCCATCGGCGTCGACGTCGACCTGCTGGTGACGCTCACCGACGTCGACGGCGTCTACACCGGCAATCCGAAGCGGGACCCCGGCGCGGAGCGGATCGAGGCCGTCGGCCGTAACTACGGCTACGTCCAAGGCGTCATCGACGGCGCGTCGGGCGATGGCGTCGGATTCGGCGGCATCCGGACGAAAGTGGAGGGCGCCCGCGACGCGAGCGAACACGGCATTCCGGCGATCATCGCGGGGTCGGCGGAACCGGACGTCCTGGAGCGAATCGCTACTGGCAAATCCGTGGGGACGCTATTCGTCCCCGTGAACGGGGTCATCGATGACTGA
- the proC gene encoding pyrroline-5-carboxylate reductase — MTDVSVIGCGHMGSALIKGLDRTGTHRVVACDLDTSALEAVEPYCAETTTDIAAAADADVVFVAVKPKVIAAVLGDLDLPADATLVTIAAGVPRSFVESHTDATVVRVMPNLAAELGETAAAVSWDAVDDDVRDMLDDLGEFVEIEEDRMDVATALNGSGPAFVYYLIGAMRKAAVAEGLDPDAAATLAAQTFKGAAETVVRSDESVEALIDAVATEGGTTIEGMEVLWDSDVESVLAGTLGAAAERSRELAGGFDDE; from the coding sequence ATGACCGACGTTAGCGTCATCGGGTGCGGTCACATGGGGAGTGCCCTTATCAAGGGCCTCGACCGGACCGGCACCCACAGGGTGGTCGCGTGTGATCTGGACACGAGCGCCCTCGAAGCGGTCGAGCCGTACTGCGCCGAGACGACGACCGATATCGCGGCGGCGGCCGACGCCGACGTGGTGTTCGTCGCGGTCAAGCCGAAGGTCATCGCGGCGGTGCTCGGCGACCTCGACCTGCCGGCCGACGCGACGCTCGTCACCATCGCCGCGGGCGTCCCACGGTCGTTCGTCGAGTCCCACACCGACGCCACCGTGGTCCGGGTCATGCCCAACCTCGCCGCCGAGTTGGGCGAGACGGCCGCGGCCGTCTCGTGGGACGCGGTGGACGACGACGTGCGCGACATGCTCGACGACCTGGGCGAGTTCGTCGAAATCGAGGAGGACCGAATGGACGTGGCGACGGCGCTGAACGGGAGCGGCCCGGCCTTCGTCTACTACCTCATCGGCGCGATGCGGAAGGCCGCCGTCGCAGAGGGACTCGATCCCGACGCCGCGGCGACGCTCGCCGCCCAGACGTTCAAGGGGGCTGCCGAAACGGTCGTTCGGTCCGACGAGAGCGTCGAAGCGCTGATCGACGCGGTCGCCACCGAAGGTGGCACGACCATCGAGGGGATGGAGGTCCTCTGGGACAGCGACGTCGAATCGGTGCTGGCGGGGACGCTGGGCGCCGCCGCCGAGCGCTCCCGCGAACTCGCTGGCGGGTTCGACGATGAGTGA
- a CDS encoding RimK family alpha-L-glutamate ligase, which yields MDDDPVTVGVLSLHNSKETKAILNAVEALGHTPEWLRSENTVVRFENEQATLTPDVDVVVNRLLLSNTDQPSEELGLAQTLDGLRPVLNSPDATSRAAHKTAAAAALISEGLPVPKTVFALSTDQLNTARSEFGAEAVYKTAIGTHGGGAWKVGLHDPLTAQVGKRRAFIQELVGRTGETTRDLRVYVVDDRVVGAMYRHAAEDDWRTNVARGGRVEDVTGSVPDDVLDLARRATATVGLDYAGVDLIEGDDGWYILEVNPTAGFKGLYRATGISPAPYIAAQAIEHTGGSVDSDRVTNLASTLDDSVPSCKPVPTPDPVRDTVTIGFTEQVVVRGTSGTKTVVAKSDSGAARTSVDIRLAADIGAGPIHTVSRVRSGSSKRAKTRPVVDLVIGIGGEQHTVAANIEDRSHMSHRLLLGRDVLKNYTLDVGRRVEDPAELPDEE from the coding sequence ATGGATGACGATCCGGTGACCGTCGGTGTCCTGAGCCTTCACAACAGTAAGGAAACCAAGGCGATCCTGAACGCCGTGGAGGCGCTGGGACATACGCCGGAGTGGTTACGCTCGGAGAACACGGTCGTTCGTTTCGAGAACGAGCAAGCCACGCTCACCCCCGACGTCGACGTCGTCGTGAATCGGCTCCTGCTCTCGAACACCGACCAGCCGTCGGAGGAACTCGGTCTGGCTCAGACTCTCGATGGCCTTCGGCCGGTGCTCAACTCCCCGGACGCGACGTCCCGTGCCGCACACAAGACCGCGGCGGCGGCCGCCTTGATCTCCGAGGGGCTGCCGGTGCCGAAAACCGTGTTCGCGCTCAGTACCGACCAACTCAACACGGCCCGGTCCGAATTTGGTGCGGAGGCGGTCTACAAGACGGCCATCGGCACGCACGGCGGCGGTGCGTGGAAGGTCGGACTGCACGATCCGCTAACGGCCCAAGTCGGCAAGCGACGCGCCTTCATTCAGGAACTCGTAGGACGAACGGGTGAGACGACACGCGACCTGCGCGTGTACGTCGTGGACGATCGGGTGGTCGGGGCGATGTATCGACACGCCGCCGAGGACGACTGGCGAACGAACGTCGCACGGGGAGGACGGGTCGAAGACGTGACCGGGTCGGTGCCCGACGACGTACTCGATCTGGCTCGTCGGGCCACCGCGACGGTCGGACTCGACTACGCCGGTGTCGACCTCATCGAAGGCGACGACGGGTGGTACATCCTCGAGGTGAATCCGACGGCCGGGTTCAAAGGCCTGTATCGGGCTACCGGTATCAGTCCCGCCCCGTACATCGCGGCGCAGGCTATCGAACACACCGGCGGGTCCGTCGATTCGGATCGTGTCACGAACCTCGCGTCGACGCTCGACGATTCGGTTCCGTCGTGTAAGCCGGTTCCCACCCCGGATCCGGTTCGGGATACGGTCACGATCGGGTTCACCGAACAGGTCGTCGTCAGGGGGACGAGCGGGACGAAGACCGTCGTCGCCAAATCCGACTCCGGTGCGGCTAGGACGAGCGTCGACATCAGACTCGCAGCCGACATCGGGGCAGGACCGATCCACACTGTCTCCCGCGTTCGCTCCGGGAGTTCGAAACGGGCCAAGACACGGCCGGTCGTCGATCTGGTCATCGGCATCGGCGGTGAACAACATACGGTCGCGGCCAACATCGAGGATCGGTCACACATGAGCCACCGACTCCTGCTCGGTCGAGACGTCCTCAAGAACTACACCCTCGACGTCGGCCGTCGGGTCGAAGACCCCGCCGAACTCCCGGACGAGGAGTGA
- a CDS encoding DUF7120 family protein: MPTAEVSLPDDVDIEIRQLVDDGEFINRDQAVEELLSLGVSAYSTDESPSQTPDEDLFTQVVDDQQDPAIRNESDDEHTL; the protein is encoded by the coding sequence ATGCCTACCGCGGAAGTTTCGTTGCCGGACGACGTGGACATCGAGATCCGACAGCTCGTCGACGACGGGGAGTTCATCAACCGCGATCAGGCGGTCGAAGAGCTGCTCTCGCTCGGCGTATCGGCGTACAGCACGGACGAGTCGCCGAGTCAGACGCCGGACGAGGACCTGTTCACGCAGGTGGTCGACGACCAGCAGGACCCGGCGATTCGGAACGAGTCGGACGACGAACACACGCTGTAA